In the genome of Urocitellus parryii isolate mUroPar1 chromosome 7, mUroPar1.hap1, whole genome shotgun sequence, the window tctcaaatacatataaaaagtatatattttttcaaagcacTTATTCAATGCATTATTAAAGTTCTTTGTGACCATTTCAATTAAATGAGCGTCTCAGACGGAACTGCGCGCTCCTTGAGGAACATCCCTAGCAGGCGTTCAGTAAATAAGGGGCAATATTTAGATATAGGGGACCCTAGAGCACTTTGGAGGCGTTCTGCTTGCCCTGCGTCCTTGGGGCAGACGGGGATCTGGTGGCCAGGACCCAGCTCGTTCAGTCAGGGCCCCCAGAGTTGGAGCTGGTGTCCTCTCCAAGGCGGGCTTTCCGCTAGGCTACTTAACAAGCTGCAGCACAAGCAACCCTGGGGAGGCCTCTACTAACCCACAGGGCCGCGCCCTAGGCTGGCTGCCGAACTTGAGGCCGCCTGCTGGGAAGCTACTCCGAAAGCACAGGCGGGGAGACTATGGCCAATCGGACCCACCGGGGCATTCTCATTCCTCCAATCAACATCACGATCCCCCTGGGCAGCTCGGGAATTTAACGCTGCAGTTGGGAAAAGGATTATTGGACAGACAGAAGGTACTGGGTTAAAATAAGAAGGAGGAGCATCGGGACGCAAAGGACCTAGCAGCCAATgggaggtgctgaggatgggGTGGGTCAAGAAGATCCAACAACATTCAGGAGGTAGAGCTTTAAGTTGAGATAGCTAATAGCAGTGAAAGGATTGTAGATGAACATGTCCTGAATCCAATCAGAATGGACTTGCGGGTGGGTGGGGTCGGGAAACGCAGCACGCCATCCCCCAATCGAAAAAGGAACGAATGAGGAAGGATTGGAAGCGTTCTGCCAATCAGAACTCGCCAGCAGCGGACAGGCGGGCGTATTGGCCAATTGGAAACAAGGACTGAGGAAGGCCAGGGCAAAGAaaaggaggcaggaggctggagccAGGTTTTAGGTAGCCAATCATCATCCGCTAAGGACAGCGGGCGGGCCGGCAGCCCTTTTAGGGACTCTGAGGGTCTCAAAAGGGGCCTGTGAGGGGTCTTGCGGGGTTCAGGAGGCGGCATCGTCCAAATAAGGAAGACTGCAGTCCCGAGAACCGAGCGAAGAAAGGCAGTTGTGAATTTGGGATCCTCACCTCGGGCCTTGCGCCGAGTCTCCTGGTCACCGAGGCTGGGTGGCTTCTCCATGGAGCTCAGGATGGAGCCCAGTAGGTCCGCCATCTTGGGAGTGACTGAGAGGGGGCGGTGCGTCTTAAAGGGAAGGGCGAAATGCCTTTAAGGCCGGAAACACGTCGGAGGCGAAAAAAGTACGCGCCCGCTCCGCTGAGGCACTGATCCGAGGCTTGCCGCACGCGTGGCACCTCCCCCTCCGTTGGCGAGGCCCCTTCCCGGATCCCCGCAGATAGAGGCCAGAGACTGGCTGGTGCAGCGATGTTTAATGGCAATTTGTATAAACCAAGCCCATGCACAAGTAGAAAGTGCTCGTGGAGTCGGCGGGAGGCCCCTGCCGCACAGACCTCCCCGCGCCTTAAATAGATTTTTCACTATACTCTGTATGTTACAGTATGTACAAGCCCCCTCCCCtcgggggcgggggcgggactCCGCAATGCGTTCCTATGTACATCCCCTCCCCTTTGGCCCGGAGGTGGGTGGCCAGAGTCGGGGTGACTGGGTAAGACAGGGCCAGGAAGGGAGAAAACAGACGCAAACATGCGGAGTCGGGATGGGGCTTCGACTAGCCCCGAAACACTAGGGCGCGCGCAGCGAAGGCAAAGGTGGGGACCCAGGCTTATACATTCAGAGACGCGTCgaacaaataaataaggcaaGTCAGGAAGAGGGGAGTTGGGTGCAGGCAGGGAGAGAGCTGTGGAAAAGGGGCAGGCAGGGCTCCGCAAGTCACAGCTGATGATGCAGGTATGTGGGGCGAGGTTTTTCTGGAGTCAGGGAccaaaagaggagggaggaagggcgaGGTGTAGGAATTCGggctgggaagaggaggggagaggccCACGAAAGGTTCGAACAAAGATGAAAGGGAAAGCTGCCGACAGGGGATTCCCCCTGCCCCAGAAAGCCCTCTCCAAGTTAAGACTGCCAGAAGCGTCCCCAGGGTGGTGAGGCGGCTGTGGAGAGGTCAGGTGGCCAGTCCTGGCTGGGGAAGCCCTTCCAGCTCCTGGTTCTGCTTCAGTTCCCTCATCCTGCAGAGAGATGAGGAAGGAGTCAGAGGAGCCTGGTGAGTCAGAGGAGGTGGAAGGGTACAATCCAGTGAGGGAAAGAATCAATACCTGTGTCGGCAACGCCGGAGGAATCTCATAATTTTACGGGCTGCCTGGTCCTGCTTCTTTGTGAGAAAGGAGCTTCTGGTAGAATTAAGAGGAGGAGAGTTCATGGAATACCCAAGCATCCCATATCCTCTGCCCCTTAGGAACCCCAGCAGGGAAGGGCAGATGAGGAATAGGAGTGAGCATAGACAAAGCTGGTAGCAGAGGGTTTCAGGGCCAGGGCCATACTTGTTACGCGCTGGCATGGGGCCTGAGGGCCGGCGACGGTAGGAGCGGTAGTGCTGCTGGATGAGTACAGCAGCTCTGCGGCTCTGCTGAAATCGCTTCTGTTCATAGTAGCTTCGGAACTTGCTCTGGATCAGGATGGCTGCCTGGGTCATCTTCTTATAGAGTGCAAACTacaagggtggggaggagggatgggctGAAATGAAAAGTCAAAGACCTAAATCCCTAAAGGTCACCCCAAAGTTAGGTTGATGCAGGTCTCTCTCTAACCCCACATCACAAAAAAAGACTGAATCACAAACAACTCTCACCCAGATCTCATGCCTAATACCTTAAGAGCAATCCAAGTCAGCTtgtggagagagaaggggagttAGGGCCCTGGCAGCATTCTGGGTGCTCTGGGCTGGAATGGGTGTGGGCTGGTAGTGTGCTTTCAAGAAAAAGGTCTCACCTGCTTGTACTTCCTATAACAGCGCTGGATCACAGCTGCTGCTACCTCCTGCTGCTCCTTCAGCCGCCGGCCCTGAGGGGAGAGGGTCTTAATATCTCCCTACCTGCTTAACAGACACTGGGCCTATTCTCCACTCTTCCAGGGTCCTCTGACTCTTCATCCTATCTGAGGGCTGTCTGGATCACTGCTCTTTCTCCAAAAGCCTTCGGAGCCCAGTCTCAATATTGCGTAATTTATCCCGAGACCCCTGACCTTGTACTTTCGGAATGCCGTCTGGATGACTCGGGCTGCCTCATACAGTTCCCGCTGCTCATGATCTGATAGTGTCAGCAGGGCAAAATCACTTTCCATCTTGCCACTGGTAGATGCAGAGAGAAACTCTGCCCAGGAAGGTGCTGGAGGGATAGCCAGGCGGCCTCGCTCAAAGGACAGTTCACTGTGGGAGATAAGAAGGAATGTCAAGGAGCATCTGAAATCCCTGTTGTCCCACTGAGAGGTGGCTGTGAAGGAAGATCCCCAGCAACGGGAGAGAGTGGCTTCCAAGCACATCATTCAATTCAGTTTCCTTTCCAAATGGCCTAGGGCCTCAACCAGAATGGAGCTTTGGCTGTAGGGAAGCTGtgcttttttcccttcctcccatcTTTCTTTGAAGAAGAATCTGGAGATTTTGTCCTAGCTGATCACCTGGGAGGGGCTGAGCTGGGGAAGTGGTCCACATTCTCCAGGTAGCTGGCCAGCCaggacatggtctcactgagccCCACGGCCCCTGTCCGCTCCCTGCCAGCCTCGGGTAGCCCCACAAAGTCCTCTCGTTTAATCCGTTCTGGTGTGGCTTCAATGATCTGCTTGGCTAGTGAGATCATGTCCACCTAAATAAAGGGAGAAGCTGCATGAGCCATGAGAGGCCCCAACTTCCAGATGTCCTTACCCTGTCAAAGCTGTCACCTCAGTCTGCTCCTTGTCTGGTTCCTTCTCAACATCAGATACTGAGTCCTCAGGGAATGCTCTCCTGCTCTTTTCTTCATTAGCCACCGTTCTAGATTCATTAATTCTTGCTAGCTTCCCCTTGAGGGTTCAGCTTTttgtgctgagatgtggagaacATAGAATAAGAGGACATACTCCAAAAGGGGATTCAGGAGTTGAGCAAATGCTATCCTTCTAACTGTCCCACCTGGACCTGCCTAATGCCAGCCAACAGCATATCCTCCCCATGGGTTTGGCTATGCTTGCACCCCAATCCTTTCAGCTCTCTGAGAACCACTCAGTTTTTGCTGACCACATGACACTTTAGTGAATGGCTCCAGCCTGGCCTTTGCTCCAGCCCTAAAGCCTGTAGCACTTCCTGTTGACCAGATTCCATGTAGCCCACACTGTGGAGTTCTCAAGTTTTTTTGTACTTAGAGACTGCTACCTAATTATTCAGCCTCTCTAAAGCAAGTATGTCCACAGATTCTAGTAGAGGAATATGTGGTTACATttgaagattcatttttttttcttattcattccaCCAGACTGTCTTAGCTTTTACCATGTGCAAGTCTTCTTCCCATTTTAGACCACACTGTCAAGTACCTACATCTTGTCTGTTTATACAGTTCCCCAGCTGCCTACCATCTCTGTGGTACTTCAAGAATCCTGTCCTTTTATGATCAACAGGTAACTCTACAACACAGCTGTAAGATATTCCTCAGATTTCTTAACCTCTGCTGACTATTGACTGCTGAGTTACAGGATCTGAAAGGAGTGGAGCAAAGGGGTTACTTTGCCTGTCCCAAAATGAGAATAAATGGCCTTTCTTCCCAAACTGAAGTCAGACACTGATTCTACTTCATGAAATTGTCTTGCTTTACTCCATCTCTGCACCCCACTCCACTTTTAACCCTCCTAATTCCATCAGCATAAACAGTACCGGGATCACATCCACAGCAGGTGAGCTGTCGGTGTCCTCTGGAGCAGCCCCATCATCTGGGGCTGgtgggaggacaggaggggagggtggggacccTTTGGAGTTGGTAGCTTCAAAGTCCATGAGGAGTAGGGGTGCCTCTGGGGCATCAGAGGAGAGTTGGCTTGGGACCATCTCCTCCATAGTAATCTCAGAGGCTGACATAGGAGCAGGGGGAGGACTGCCATCCGGGGCACTAGAGTAGGCGGATGTGATGGAGAAAGTGCCATCTGATAGCTCCGAGGGTGAGGAGACGCTGCTCAGACCTGTGAGGTGAGGGAAGAGGGCGAGGGCAGCAGGAGCTACAGGCCATCCCTCAAGTctcctaccctccctcccctggctgtTCTTGCTCCTGTTATCTCCCCATCCCTGCCTCTTTCTCTCCCAGTTTATCTTCTGCCCTTTGGCTTTTCCCTGGCCTATCCTAACCATACCCCTCACTCAAAAAGATCAGGGGCAGCCCTCACCAGTGTCTGAGCTGGAGGAAGGCGGTGACAGGGCAAGTGAGGGTTCAATTGAAGCTTCCTGTCTCTGCAGTTCCTCAAGGCAGCGGGCAAGGCGTACGTGACCCCGGGAGTGAGCCACAGTCAGGGGTAGACGGCCCAGAGAATCAGGAATGCTCAGTGCCTGACGGTTCCAACGGAAAAGAAGCACAGCAGCTTCCAGGTGTCCCAGGGCACAAGCCCACATCtgaggagagggaggtggaggtgAGGCCTGGGTTCTTCCCCAGGAGGTTAGGTCCTCACACTCTGGCCTGCCCCTTTCTCTGCATTGCTCAAATAATTTTCCCTCTGAAGCACCATTCCATTGCATATTGCTCTGAAGGCTCGCAGGAGCCGGCATCCTTACCAGAGGGGTGCAAGAGAAATGATCCACGTTGAGCGGGTCAACCTCTTGTTCTAAGTCCAAGCTTCCAGTCTCCACACTCCTGGAGAGTTTGAGAGAAGGACAGCAGAGCCCAGtcagagaaaagggggaaaagtcCAGAACATCAGAAATAAAGGGACAGGAAAGTGAGCTCTAGAAGCACTAAGGCCAGTGAGATGAGGCAGAAAGAGACTAGTAAATTTAAGGAAGCCAAAGGTTCATAAGTCAAACGTTATCAAAAGTATCCCAAATGCCAGTCCTCTTCCAGCCCTGTTCTTTCCCATAGAGACCCCTGCTTCTCCTTTGCAGGGGTGTTCCAGATCCTCATCCCCTGGCACCTTCTGACCCAATGACTGtccagccccctccctgctgccctgctcACCGCCACTGGCTCAGGGTCTCAATGAGGCGCGCATAGCCCTGAGCAGCAGCCAGGTGCAGAAGACTCATGCCCCGGAAGGGGCTTCCATGGGTCAGACGTTCAGGACCTCTCCAGGTAGAGCGTGGGATCATGTTTTCTACCAAGATGACCACCCGTGCCTCAAATCCAGGCCCTTGGCCTTCATCCTGTAGTACACATAcccatatgcaaatatttttgcatctgGTCTCCTGGCTTATTCCCCTAGCTTCTAACCCTGCTCCTTCCCCACACTTCCTATTCTAGGTAGCCATCACCCAGATCTGTGATATGTGATAGCCCATGGTTCTTTCCAGTTTGAATTCCTATGTGGCCTCAGTATCCTCCATTTCCACAGCCCATTTGCTCTAACAACTCTGGAAGCCAGGCTTTACACACTCTTGCCCATATTGTACCTTTACAGCAGCTCAGATTTGTGCCATCCCCACATGGCTTCTCTCCTTAGGAGCCAGAGTCTTCTCAGCCTTTCCCTAGCCCTCTTCCTTTAGAGATTTGGGACCCTCAGAGCTCTGAGCCCCAATTCTTctgaccccctcccccacctgctcCTTTACCTCCACCCTTCTTCAGACCAGAAATAGTCTGAAGCCTGTCATGCCAAGAGGGTGCCCAGAATAGCCACTCTTGCcatgggatgggggtgggagtAGGGTGAtgtcagagagagggaggaagactgGCTGAGGAAGCTGGGGACAGGCAAGTGAGGACAGGCATCTGCTACAGCCATTTTCTTTAGTGgaccctcctccctttccccactGTAGACCCACCATCTGGGGATGgtgggaggacaggaggggagggtggggacccTCCTGTCCTCATGGAAGTACCTGAATTGGAAGAGCCTCAGGACCCTGACAAGGTGCTTGCCCGGCTGCTGCAATCTCTGCCATACGCTTCTCCATCTGCTCCAACCGCTCCAGGATGGACATCCGGAACTGGTTGTCTGTGGGAATGGGATGGGAGGCTAACTGGGTAGGGTCTAGGTGTTGCCCAGAATACCATATTTGGACCTGCTCCTAAGTTTAGGGGTGAAGATATAGAACCCTGTTCTTTCCCTCCAAACAATAACCCCTTTACTCAGTCTTCTAAATAAAGCCCACCAGGACTCAGTCCTTAAACTAGGGCTCTTAATCCCACCCATGGACTAGAACCAGATTCCAAGATTTGAATTAAGGTTGGTTCCTTTTAGACAATGGTGATAGGAATTCCCCAGCAGCCATCCAACCCCCAACTGTCCTAAATCACACATGGCATGCCCTCTACTAGCCTTTTCCTAAGCAGAATATTCCCCCAGTTCTTGCCCCAGACACTACCTTTGTCTCCCATGCTGGAGCTGAAAGACTCGAGGATCCCAACTCTCTGTTAACCACTCCCCAAAAGAACTCAGGGACTGTGATTTGAAAAGCACCAccctctcctcccagcccccCACAGCTGTCCACAAAGAGGTGGGGAGTGGAGTGACAGAGAGGGATAGCCATGTCcatttctcctccccctccaacccctacacatatgcacacacataaacacatacacaatCTAAGCTTTATCTGAACCCCTCCCGAGATCAAATAAAGACTGAGAAAGGATCTGAATCAAGGGAAAGCAGGCACAGAAACAAGGTGAAGGCTGGGCATGTTCTAAGATGCTGGCATAGAAGAGAATGAATATACAGAGGTGACGGTAAGAGGAAAGTAGAGAATGATGAACAAAAACCCAAGTAGGATAGAGAAAAGAGCAGGAAAGCTAAACAAGGTGAAAGTAAAGAGAGAAAGGACAAAAGAGCAGGGGAAGCATTAGCCAAGCAATAAGGAAGGAAGACAGAGGCAAGGTCAGATGCTGGTTTCAGAAGAAATGGCTAGATCCCAAGGTAGGCAAACTTGAGTCACATACAGGCAACTCAGTACATACAAACTTGGGTTTTGTGACAAGACTGGCTCCAAGAGAGACAAGGCTCAGGATATgacttagtggtacagcacttgcctagcatactcaAGGCCCTGAGtataatccccagcactataccCTCCctcggggggaaaaaaaaaaaaaaggctgaggaccAAAGCCTCAGAAGTAGTGATGGCAGCAAGAACTGAAAGAAATCAACAGGTAACAACAGAAACAATAGGAAGAGACAAAAAAAGCAAACCTCTCGGGAGCAGCCAGGGCAGTCAGAAAGTTCTCAAAACATCCAAAGAACgaaacaataaaagtaaaaatggttCCAGACTTCATTACACCTACATACACTATATAGGAGTACATTTGTGCTTCTGTGTGTTTATATAAGAAACCACATCACAATATTAGTAGTGGATATCACTAagcagtaatattttttttccactttatgcTTTTCTGTAATTTCCTATAATGAATGTGTATCTTTAAAATCagagaggaaaaatagaaatttaagtCTATATATACTCATGTACAATGCCTATATATTGCTCTagaccctgtccccagccccttgtccttccttccatctttagGGATGGCAAGTACTGGGTAAGAAATGGGATAAAGAAGATTCTGTGACTTATAGGGAAGAGGAGGTGAGGGCACTTTGCTGCCACATTCAGAAATGATTGAAGAAACATGGCCCCCTCAGGGGTCTAGAACATGTCACGCTCAAAGGTTGTGGGAACTGACACTTGGGGTCAGAGGATTTAGTACTCACCATCCAGTGACAACCAGTCAAGCTGTGTACTAGGCAGAGACAGGAATCTGCGGGCTCGATATTCAAAGAGCACAGAAGCAGAAAGGGGGCCCTCCCGTCCTGCCACCTGCAAAGATACCAGCCCCACCTCGTGGGCTGGGGAGTACAGGGTCAGCGAAAAGGCCTCCTTCCCTGGCTCCTCAGACCATGTTGGAGCCACTGCCATCATCCCATATCTATCTCCCCCACTCCCCCACTATGAGCCAAGAGGCCTCTGGCTTCAATGAGTAGCCTTGTCACTGAGAGGGGAGAACTTAATACCTACTATGGACCAGAGAACTGTGGGATTCTAGGCCCTGGAGTTAAGGACATTTGTTACTCAGCAACAAAGTCTGGAAGCTGAGAGTCAAAGAGATCTatagggctggaggtatagctcaatggtagagcacttacctagaatgtacaaggccctgggttccatccccagaaaacacacacacaaaaagacatcTATACTTGTGAACAACCTGATGAGGGTTAAACCCCTTAGTCCCCAAAACCAGAGCCCAGAAGTTATGAGTCTGTTACTGAGATAGGTGAAGCTGGCTATTTAGCAACAGTGTTCAATGAGAGCTGTGTCCCAGGATCTCAACCTATGGCCCTAAGGATGAAGCCACCAGGTCTTATTCCCAAGACCAGGGGCAGAGACTTTTTCTTCAAGTTCCTACCTTCACTGGTCTCATCTCCTTTCCTTCTATGCATAGTTGAGTGGGGCTGTTAATTGGGAGGagaggtggtgggggggggagtgctgcggagtgatattggccaaattatattgttatagtatgtgcatgtatgaatatataacaacatatCCCAACattatgtatagctataatgTATCAGTAAaaaatatggggggaaaaaagattgGGTAAGAGTACCTTCACAGATAATAAAGCTTGATCAACCTGCCACCCTGGTGGTCCTTGGGGTCCCACAAGAAGACCAACTGTTAAATGTAGGGTCAGGGCAAGAGTGGTGGCAAAAGGGCAGAGAAGTCAGTCTAGACCCATGCTATCTAGTAGAACTTTATGcagtgaagaaaaatattcagtatCTGCTCTATCCCATAAGTTAGCACCAACTATGTATGGCTGTTGAACACCTGAAATATGGTCAGTGCAACTGGGGAAATGAAGTTAaatctgattttaattaaatgGACACATGAGGCTAATGACTACCATACTAGACAATGAAGGTCTAGAAACCAATGTCCTTTACTCCTAGGACTGGTCGGAGGAGACCACTATCTCTCCTTTCTTATTCTCCCTGGATTAAGGTTGGAGACCGTGATTCCAACAAATTCAGAAAGGCTGGACAGACATTAGTGATCCCTTTGGTCAAATGCCTGACCTTACAAGAGGGGAGGCCAAGAATCCAATAAAGGAGTAGAATTATCTAAGGTCACTGGTTAGCTGAAGAGTAAATTTCTTGGACCGGACCTAGATTTTCCAATACCCAAGCCATGCTCTTTACTTGCTGGGGGAGCTTGGTGCCCAGCCTCAGGACTGGATAGGTCTTTGTCTTCTCAAAACAATCTAGTTGTTTCCAGTACTTCTTAGAAGCCTGGAAGTCCTAATCTGTCCTAACTATCCATATGTCTGTTCCCTACTATTCCCAGTCCCCATACCAGGACAGTAGCAGCGTAAGACACCAGGCTGGACAAGTGAGGCTGGCACTGCGATGTGATCAAAGACACAGGAGTAATGCTCGGCGGCCTCCGTCCAAGGACCTGTGATGAGCACCTTGACCCCACCCTGCAGACAGAAGGCAGACAGCCATGTGACTGAAGTTGGGTGTTcacttattcattaatttatttaaatcctTAGGGAATATATACTATCTGGAAGGGCCTATGCTTGCTAGAGACTGACAGGACATAGTGGAGCAAGATCAACCAGTCTGTCCCTCATCTCACCTTTACTGCTAAGTGGTTACATGGTCTCTACCAGAATTTTCTGAATCTGCCAGAATCAGGGGAACTCAGGGCCTGCGCAAGGCTACCAGATAACTATTATCATGAAGAAGTTCTGTTCTTAGGCTAATTCATCCCATCGTAGTTCCTCCTTTCCCTCACAGAAACAGCATAAAGCAGAACTGCTGAAGATGATCTTTCAGCTGCCCAGTCTGCAGTCAAATCTCCACTTATATTTTCTCCTCTGTGATGAACAGCTCCAGTTTCCTCCCCCTGACTGTAGTCACCAAGGGAATGAAGGTCCCTGGGGGATTCTCAAAACCATGTTAACATacggaagggaaggaagggggacaCAGTGGATGAGAACTATAGAAATAGAAGAGAAGCTACACTCTGTAAACATGGAGGtcagaaagaaaaccaagaagcCATAAAGGCatctggggtgtagctcagtggtaaagcttgcttagcattcatgaggccctgattttaatccccagcaacataTGGGGGGAAAAAGAAGCCATGAAAGCCAAGGGAAGCTAGATTATAGAttgtagggtaagggttaatACAATTTGTTCAGGGAAATTGGAAAACAAATGGAGAAGGGAAAATAAGCCTGAGACTCACCTCTGGATATGACCATTCTGGGGAGAAGTCTGTGATGGTGCTAAGAACAGGAGAGAGCTGTGGAGTTGGGGCAGGGATGCTTGGAGCTTCATCGCTGATGAGTTCTCCCATAAGGTCTGGGAATGATGAAAGACTGAAGGGCTCCAATTCACTGGCCCCACCAGGTCCTCCAAATAAGGCCTCCCCTCTTGCTACCCTGCCGGATGGCTCTGAGGGGGCAGGTGAGGATGGGGATGAAGGAGGGGGTGAAGGTACAGGTGGGGCAGCCCCCTGGCTCTTGAGCTCCTCTCCACTATCATCATCTTGGATGAAGAAGCAGTTTCCTCTTCTCCCACTTGTTCCAGACTGTGGAGGGGGTGCCCGAGCAGCTGCCTGGGGCTCCAGGGCAGCAGCAGGCTCTAGGGCAGGACAAGGGGTACGGGCAGCCTCTGCTTCAGGGAAGTCTGGGTTCACCCCCTGTCCCCCTCCATATGTCTGGCCCCTTTGAGGGCTGTTGAGAAAACGATCAGGGTcaaaggcagggctgggaggagctgGTAGGGCAGCGGGCTCAGAGCCTACAACCACAGCCAAGCTCACAGACGGCCTACGCTCagtctggtgagccaagtgcctGGTGGCTGTCAAGCCCCCTGCACGCTGTTCCAGTCCTGTCAGGAGGAGGATGGCAGTACCTCCTCTTGATGAACTCCCTCTAGAGGTGGGAGGGCTAGGTCTGATTTCTAGGGGTTCTGCAAAGCctgatgaggaagaggaggaggaagaagaagatgggGAGGCATGTGCCTTGGGGAGCTCTGAGGGAAGTGGGGCTATCAGTGGAGGAGGCTCAGGGGGTTGGGACTGGGGGATAGAGGTCAGGGTTAAAGGTCGGGGCTCCACTTTGGGAGAGATGATGCGATGTTTCGTACTGCTGCATTTGTGGGTAAGGCTCCCAGAACCTGGAAGGgagaggggtggggaagagagaaggaataaGATCCTTCTGCAGTCTTCCCTTTCTGGAAGCCCTTAGAACATAtttcttgggggctggggctgtagcccagtggcagagcacttgcctagcatatgtgaggcactggttttgttccttagcaccacataaaaataaacaaataaaacaaaggcattctgtccatatataactttttttaaaaaagtatttcttgGGACATCCTTGTACACTAGATGTGCAATACTGATTTCAGCCACTAGGAGGCATCAGAAACGAacacccctcccccctcctttcccttcaaaaTAAAACCAACCAGAGGAACACTGCAGGGGAAGACACAGGGCTTGGAGAAATAGCCCAGAGCAGATGATAAAGGCATAGAAAAGGACAAAAGAACATAACTAAGAAGGGTCAATTAGGAACAAAGGTAAGGTCAGGTGTAACTGATAGTATTGGGTGAGGTTGAGGTAACAAGCTGACAGGACTATAAACTACAAGGACTAGGGCTAGTGTTGCCCAGATGGGAAGGCATCTGCTCATCTGCCCCATCTTTCTGAAGATGCACAAGACTTGCAAATCAGCATGCAAATCTGATCAAGACAAATATACAGTAGTGGAGCTAGGTGGAGAACTTCAGGGTCAGGGTAGCTTACCAAGGCCCCCACTGCAGAGACAGGCATGGGTTCGGGGTGCAGGCTTGGTTGGGTGTGT includes:
- the Camta2 gene encoding calmodulin-binding transcription activator 2 isoform X3 — protein: MAAAAVTRGTPGDSPSPRPLRPGVTLPPGALTMNTKDTTEIAENSHHLKIFLPKKLLECLPRCPLLPPERLRWNTNEEIASYLITFEKHDEWLSCAPKTRPQNGSIILYNRKKVKYRKDGYLWKKRKDGKTTREDHMKLKVQGMECLYGCYVHSSIVPTFHRRCYWLLQNPDIVLVHYLNVPALEDCGKGCSPIFCSISSDRREWLKWSREELLGQLKPMFHGIKWSCGNGTEEFSVEQLVQQILDTHPTKPAPRTHACLCSGGLGSGSLTHKCSSTKHRIISPKVEPRPLTLTSIPQSQPPEPPPLIAPLPSELPKAHASPSSSSSSSSSSGFAEPLEIRPSPPTSRGSSSRGGTAILLLTGLEQRAGGLTATRHLAHQTERRPSVSLAVVVGSEPAALPAPPSPAFDPDRFLNSPQRGQTYGGGQGVNPDFPEAEAARTPCPALEPAAALEPQAAARAPPPQSGTSGRRGNCFFIQDDDSGEELKSQGAAPPVPSPPPSSPSSPAPSEPSGRVARGEALFGGPGGASELEPFSLSSFPDLMGELISDEAPSIPAPTPQLSPVLSTITDFSPEWSYPEGGVKVLITGPWTEAAEHYSCVFDHIAVPASLVQPGVLRCYCPAHEVGLVSLQVAGREGPLSASVLFEYRARRFLSLPSTQLDWLSLDDNQFRMSILERLEQMEKRMAEIAAAGQAPCQGPEALPIQDEGQGPGFEARVVILVENMIPRSTWRGPERLTHGSPFRGMSLLHLAAAQGYARLIETLSQWRSVETGSLDLEQEVDPLNVDHFSCTPLMWACALGHLEAAVLLFRWNRQALSIPDSLGRLPLTVAHSRGHVRLARCLEELQRQEASIEPSLALSPPSSSSDTGLSSVSSPSELSDGTFSITSAYSSAPDGSPPPAPMSASEITMEEMVPSQLSSDAPEAPLLLMDFEATNSKGSPPSPPVLPPAPDDGAAPEDTDSSPAVDVIPVDMISLAKQIIEATPERIKREDFVGLPEAGRERTGAVGLSETMSWLASYLENVDHFPSSAPPSELSFERGRLAIPPAPSWAEFLSASTSGKMESDFALLTLSDHEQRELYEAARVIQTAFRKYKGRRLKEQQEVAAAVIQRCYRKYKQFALYKKMTQAAILIQSKFRSYYEQKRFQQSRRAAVLIQQHYRSYRRRPSGPMPARNKSSFLTKKQDQAARKIMRFLRRCRHRMRELKQNQELEGLPQPGLAT
- the Camta2 gene encoding calmodulin-binding transcription activator 2 isoform X2 — encoded protein: MAAAAVTRGTPGDSPSPRPLRPGVTLPPGALTMNTKDTTEIAENSHHLKIFLPKKLLECLPRCPLLPPERLRWNTNEEIASYLITFEKHDEWLSCAPKTRPQNGSIILYNRKKVKYRKDGYLWKKRKDGKTTREDHMKLKVQGMEPVSWQCLYGCYVHSSIVPTFHRRCYWLLQNPDIVLVHYLNVPALEDCGKGCSPIFCSISSDRREWLKWSREELLGQLKPMFHGIKWSCGNGTEEFSVEQLVQQILDTHPTKPAPRTHACLCSGGLGSGSLTHKCSSTKHRIISPKVEPRPLTLTSIPQSQPPEPPPLIAPLPSELPKAHASPSSSSSSSSSSGFAEPLEIRPSPPTSRGSSSRGGTAILLLTGLEQRAGGLTATRHLAHQTERRPSVSLAVVVGSEPAALPAPPSPAFDPDRFLNSPQRGQTYGGGQGVNPDFPEAEAARTPCPALEPAAALEPQAAARAPPPQSGTSGRRGNCFFIQDDDSGEELKSQGAAPPVPSPPPSSPSSPAPSEPSGRVARGEALFGGPGGASELEPFSLSSFPDLMGELISDEAPSIPAPTPQLSPVLSTITDFSPEWSYPEGGVKVLITGPWTEAAEHYSCVFDHIAVPASLVQPGVLRCYCPAHEVGLVSLQVAGREGPLSASVLFEYRARRFLSLPSTQLDWLSLDDNQFRMSILERLEQMEKRMAEIAAAGQAPCQGPEALPIQDEGQGPGFEARVVILVENMIPRSTWRGPERLTHGSPFRGMSLLHLAAAQGYARLIETLSQWRSVETGSLDLEQEVDPLNVDHFSCTPLMWACALGHLEAAVLLFRWNRQALSIPDSLGRLPLTVAHSRGHVRLARCLEELQRQEASIEPSLALSPPSSSSDTGLSSVSSPSELSDGTFSITSAYSSAPDGSPPPAPMSASEITMEEMVPSQLSSDAPEAPLLLMDFEATNSKGSPPSPPVLPPAPDDGAAPEDTDSSPAVDVIPVDMISLAKQIIEATPERIKREDFVGLPEAGRERTGAVGLSETMSWLASYLENVDHFPSSAPPSELSFERGRLAIPPAPSWAEFLSASTSGKMESDFALLTLSDHEQRELYEAARVIQTAFRKYKGRRLKEQQEVAAAVIQRCYRKYKQFALYKKMTQAAILIQSKFRSYYEQKRFQQSRRAAVLIQQHYRSYRRRPSGPMPARNNSFLTKKQDQAARKIMRFLRRCRHRMRELKQNQELEGLPQPGLAT